From the Nostoc sp. PCC 7107 genome, the window TTAAGCTCTTTTATTGAGAACATCAGCTACTGTAGCTCAGTAAAAATAAAAATTCGGAACTAGTAATAATTATACATATTTCTAAAAATGTTCATAGTTAATACATAATATAAATATATAATTTTATACAAATAAAATACATATATTTACGTAAACTATGTATAACTGCATAGTTAAGTTATCGACTGAGACTACAATAGTTCAATTATGGAGTTAGATATAATTTCTTTGTTGACGTGGCTTGTTGGATAGCTTGCTTCAATCCTTGCGCCATCTTTTCTGGAGTGTAATTAGAAATAATTTGGTGCGATCGCACTCCCATCTTTTTTCTCAAAGCTTCGTCTGCAATCAAACACTGCAAGGCTTGGGATAATCTAGCAGCATCTTTGACTGGGACGATAAATCCATTAGCTTGATCTTCTACTAAGTCTTCAACCGCACCGGCTGTGGCAGAACAAATAATCGGCAAACTTGCAGTCATCGCTTCGTTAAGTACTAGTCCCCAAGTGTCGCTGCGAGTGGGAAAGACAAAAATATCTGCGATCGCATAATACTGGACTAAAGTGCTTTGCGGTTGAAAACCTGTAAAAACAACATTACTCAATCTATTTTCTTGACAATATAGATAATACTGTTGTGCTTGTGGCCCATCACCAGCAATCACTAAGTTCACGGGCTTGTCTTGTGATAGTTGGGCAAATGCCTCTAATAATTCTGGGATGCCTTTTTCATCAATTAATCTACTTACACAAAGAATCACCAGACCTTGCATACCAAGCTTGTGTTTCAATAGTTCTTGGTTTTGGCGGTAACGTTCTGTTTCCGATACAAAGAAATTGTGATCAACAGCGTTAGGAGCAATCCAAATCGAGTTTTTGTTTGCTCCTAGATGTTGCAAGTAATCTCTTTGTGCCTTACCTGGTACGATATAACCATCAGTTTTGCTTACAATCCAACGTTTCAAAGCCTCTTTATATCTGCTGTCAGAGCGTTCATCTTTTAGCGTACTCTCCGACCAAATCAAGAAACGGGTTCGGGTTAGTTGAGCATACACCAGAGCTAACCAGTAAGTGTAATGATGCCATCCTCCACAAATAATTACATCTGGTTTTTGCTGCCGCAGCTGATAAATTACTCCTGGGTTTAAAAAAGTAGGCGCACTTTGGTAAGCTTTGCCTACTTGTAAACCCCACAGCACTCGGTAAGTAAACTGAATTTCTTGTTTGGATACCTGCCAACTTCTGCGGCTCTCTGTTTCCGCTAGAAAAAATACTTCTAATTCAATATCTGCGTCTTGAGCCAGACAATTAAACGGAGGGATACGGTAAGGTGAAATAATCTCTGTTAGGATAATTACTTTCAGCTTTTTCATATCATTTCATATATGCGAAAGATTTCTTGCTGCATCTTCTCTAAAGAAAACTTTGATTGCACTAGTTCTAATCCTTTGCATCCCATTGTGCAAGCAGATTCAGGATTTTGTATTAAGCTATCAATAGCCTCTGACAAAAGTTGAACATTGCCTACAGGTACTAATAAGCCTGTTTCTTGATGACTAACAATTTCTTGAACTCCTCCTACATTTGTAGCAACGACAGGTTTACCTGCTGCCATAGCTTCTAAAATAACTAAAGGTAAACCCTCTGCATCCGAAGGTAAAACAAGTAAATCCGCAGCTGCTAAAAGTTGCGGAATATCAAAACGCTGACCTAAAAACCAGACGAAATCATTAATTTTTAAATCAAACGCCATATCTTCTAAATATTGACGATATGCTCCATTTTGTTCTAAATCTTCACCTATAATTAGGTAAATTATTTTTTGAGTGCGATCGCGCAAACTCCCAGCAGCTTGAAGTAAAATATGTTGACCTTTGCTCTTACAAAGTCTACCGACATGAACAACTACTGGGACATGGCAGGGAATATTTAAATTCTGACGAGCAATTTCTGGTGTAATTTTTAATTCAGTATGTAAAGGCGTACCGTTATAAACTACGTGAAATTTACGCTCATCAAAGCCTTCAGCAATTAATTCTTGCTTGACTTGTTCAGAAACAGCAATAATAGCAGCGCAGCAAAAACGACTAGTCAACCAGTTAAGAGCTTTTTGGTAACTTCTGACAAAACCATTGTTACTAAGAGGATCTCGCAAGTGTGCGTGGATAATTACTGGTATACCAGCTAACTTACCAGCAATACAAGCCAAAATAGAGCCAGCAAAGGGAGCATGAACGTGAATTAAATCAACTTCCTGCTTTCTAGCTAACTTAGCCATATTTATAGCTGCATCCCAATGAAAAGAGCGACTAGTATTTAGATGATAAATACTGACACCTCTTTGCCGCAGCATCTCACAAAAAGACCCCTCAGTTGGTGAGTTAACTAACACATCCCAACCTCGACGTAGAGCTTCATCTATAATATTAAGACAAACAATATTACCACCTGTTACCTGACCATTAATAATGGGGTAAAGAATTTTAGGTTTAGTATTCATCAGTCTTTTTTGTACCTAGCAGAACCAAGTCTGCTCCACAAAAGTTATCTAAGAAACTTGCACGCTCTATAATTTGTGACTTAGCAACAGATGAACCGAAAAGTTTTTGAGCAAAATTAGTTGATCTGTAGATTTGGATATATCTTTGGAAGTCGCTTAAAAATGCTGAACCAATAACTTTTAAATTACTTAACTTAAGAGAGTTAGCCAGTTGGAACAATTCATGACGAGAAAAAGCCCCTTCATAACCCAAATACCACTTTTTTTGGTGCTGAAGATAAGCTTTTAAAATTTCATGCGGTAAAAATGCTATATTTGGAACGCTAATGGCGATAATCCCGCCTTCTCGCACTAGATTAATATGAGATTCTATCATTTTTAAGCGTTCGGGATACAGAAAATGTTCTACTGTACCAAAAGACATAGCAACATTGTACTGACCATGTATATTAGGGTTTAAATTCAGCGCATCTTGAAGCAAAAATTTTGCTTTTAAATTATTAGATCGAA encodes:
- a CDS encoding glycosyltransferase family 4 protein, which gives rise to MKKLKVIILTEIISPYRIPPFNCLAQDADIELEVFFLAETESRRSWQVSKQEIQFTYRVLWGLQVGKAYQSAPTFLNPGVIYQLRQQKPDVIICGGWHHYTYWLALVYAQLTRTRFLIWSESTLKDERSDSRYKEALKRWIVSKTDGYIVPGKAQRDYLQHLGANKNSIWIAPNAVDHNFFVSETERYRQNQELLKHKLGMQGLVILCVSRLIDEKGIPELLEAFAQLSQDKPVNLVIAGDGPQAQQYYLYCQENRLSNVVFTGFQPQSTLVQYYAIADIFVFPTRSDTWGLVLNEAMTASLPIICSATAGAVEDLVEDQANGFIVPVKDAARLSQALQCLIADEALRKKMGVRSHQIISNYTPEKMAQGLKQAIQQATSTKKLYLTP
- a CDS encoding glycosyltransferase → MNTKPKILYPIINGQVTGGNIVCLNIIDEALRRGWDVLVNSPTEGSFCEMLRQRGVSIYHLNTSRSFHWDAAINMAKLARKQEVDLIHVHAPFAGSILACIAGKLAGIPVIIHAHLRDPLSNNGFVRSYQKALNWLTSRFCCAAIIAVSEQVKQELIAEGFDERKFHVVYNGTPLHTELKITPEIARQNLNIPCHVPVVVHVGRLCKSKGQHILLQAAGSLRDRTQKIIYLIIGEDLEQNGAYRQYLEDMAFDLKINDFVWFLGQRFDIPQLLAAADLLVLPSDAEGLPLVILEAMAAGKPVVATNVGGVQEIVSHQETGLLVPVGNVQLLSEAIDSLIQNPESACTMGCKGLELVQSKFSLEKMQQEIFRIYEMI
- a CDS encoding bifunctional 2-polyprenyl-6-hydroxyphenol methylase/3-demethylubiquinol 3-O-methyltransferase UbiG, which gives rise to MQITSNPYLWNQVWSQSTEKNMTEFWQWVKRESNSIRGKKIQNYIHTCIGDIDKLKTIEVGSGLGIYSFIFATLGADVTLLDYSEQALDLAQQCFRSNNLKAKFLLQDALNLNPNIHGQYNVAMSFGTVEHFLYPERLKMIESHINLVREGGIIAISVPNIAFLPHEILKAYLQHQKKWYLGYEGAFSRHELFQLANSLKLSNLKVIGSAFLSDFQRYIQIYRSTNFAQKLFGSSVAKSQIIERASFLDNFCGADLVLLGTKKTDEY